One Aegilops tauschii subsp. strangulata cultivar AL8/78 chromosome 7, Aet v6.0, whole genome shotgun sequence genomic window carries:
- the LOC109775958 gene encoding uncharacterized protein — MSGPPVFSVLQGSNTTHSIKGQQISMIGNGHSFQQGVYVMDPSSFNQGIYAEKQSSFAERANMIQLNNFMADNSSPAGNRCQRLGCNEVVEGQTAFCKSHRLGQQCQMIGCPQIPPNGVALCMSHGGGHPGSSAVPLTESEGSMKYEGDGQFRVMENAMGSTVMPNPDGEVVMCKYEGCSKRSQGNTVYCKVHSGGSKACMVQGCTKGAHGGTPMCIAHGGGKRCSVAGCRNAACGSSQGRTDCCVRHGGGKRCKHDGCGKGAQGNTDFCIGHGGGRRCKFEGCGKSAQGRSDNCIKHGGGRRCKFEGCSASAKWGVDFCSAHRKSMLGEGDTADGAPKPKRRAKKSGTKKAERAKRAKKTVDPAGPSSGDVTMPAVLSADMPEMGAIHVAAPVSDRPKSPETAIGLQQPPLQLQEPPPLQSPAPSGLAASAEEGLPATGSVFFGL, encoded by the exons ATGTCTGGCCCACCTGTTTTTTCTGTGTTACAGGGTAGCAATACAACCCACAGCATAAAAG GGCAACAAATCTCAATGATTGGGAATGGTCATTCTTTTCAGCAAGGG GTGTATGTCATGGACCCTTCTTCTTTTAACCAAG GTATTTATGCTGAGAAGCAAAGCAGTTTCGCGGAGCGTGCCAATATGATACAGTTAAAT AACTTCATGGCAGACAATTCTTCGCCTG CTGGAAACCGCTGCCAGAGACTTGGGTGTAATGAAGTTGTTGAAGGCCAGACAGCGTTCTGCAAAAGCCACCGTTTAGGCCAACAATGCCAGATGATTGGCTGCCCTCAGATCCCACCAAATGGCGTAGCTTTGTGCATGTCCCATGGTGGAGGCCATCCTGGTTCCAGTGCAGTACCACTCACTGAATCTGAAGGTTCAATGAAGTACGAAGGAGATGGACAATTTAGAGTGATGGAAAATGCTATGGGTAGCACAGTCATGCCTAATCCTGATGGCGAAGTTGTGATGTGCAAGTACGAAGGATGTAGCAAACGATCCCAGGGAAATACTGTGTATTGCAAGGTCCACAGTGGTGGTTCAAAGGCCTGTATGGTTCAAGGTTGTACCAAGGGAGCACATGGAGGCACTCCTATGTGCATTGCTCATGGAGGAGGCAAGCGCTGTTCCGTTGCTGGATGCCGCAATGCTGCATGCGGAAGCAGTCAAGGTCGCACTGACTGCTGCGTGAGGCACGGTGGTGGCAAGAGGTGCAAACATGATGGATGTGGAAAGGGTGCTCAAGGGAACACAGATTTTTGCATTGGACACGGTGGGGGGAGGCGGTGCAAGTTTGAAGGATGTGGAAAGAGTGCACAAGGGCGGAGTGATAACTGCATCAAACATGGTGGTGGCAGACGCTGCAAGTTTGAAGGATGCAGCGCCAGCGCAAAATGGGGTGTGGATTTCTGCTCTGCACACAGGAAGAGCATGCTGGGTGAAGGTGATACTGCCGATGGAGCACCAAAGCCGAAACGTCGGGCCAAGAAGTCTGGGACGAAGAAGGCCGAGAGGGCCAAGAGGGCAAAGAAGACGGTTGATCCAGCTGGTCCCTCCAGCGGGGATGTTACCATGCCCGCTGTACTTTCTGCTGACATGCCCGAGATGGGCGCTATCCATGTCGCCGCCCCCGTTTCGGACCGTCCCAAATCACCTGAGACCGCTATAGGGCTTCAACAGCCACCGCTTCAGCTTCAAGAACCACCGCCGCTTCAGTCCCCGGCTCCATCTGGATTGGCCGCCTCAGCAGAGGAAGGTCTGCCAGCAACAGGTAGTGTATTCTTTGGTTTATAG
- the LOC109775956 gene encoding protein POOR HOMOLOGOUS SYNAPSIS 1, whose product MAGAGGRSRERLTSRAEEAAGGKRRRQRWEVEFARYFAKPRRAPSTPPPPGLRYISRGKQLHQGTWLLAASPAALCISRPTHSFAARVLTVSIGDVVYEEHYVSILNFSWPQVACVTECPVRGSRVVFVSFCDRSKQVQKFAVRFPRLSDAESFLNSVKELSSNTMDIMPSGSDYIPSNGLQYRPDEAVSFEEPTSDHRTDAPAVGYHMEPDQPVLQSPIATNINSIYSGFPEGYSGFPEGYSGFAEGYSGSVKIERDGGPFPATITDHAPEKAYILDTRLDAAGGNSVADKGKGAGKEIDVSDVTRDILAGIETYVGDDSFHDMLSKLDKAIDELGGDMLLAS is encoded by the exons ATGGCGGGCGCCGGCGGCAGGAGCAGGGAGCGGCTCACGTCGCGCGCGGAGGAGGCCGCGGGGGGCAAGCGGCGGAGGCAGAGGTGGGAGGTGGAGTTCGCGCGCTACTTCGCGAAGCCGCGGCGCGccccctcgacgccgccgccccccgGCCTCCGCTACATATCCCGCGGCAAGCAACTCCACCAGGGCACCTGGCTCCTGGCCGCATCCCCCGCCGCCCTCTGCATCTCTCGGCCCACCCACTCCTTCGCCGCCCGCGTCCTCACCGTCTCCATCGGCGACGTCGTCTAC GAGGAGCACTATGTGTCTATCCTCAACTTCTCATGGCCACAGGTTGCATGCGTGACAGAGTGCCCAGTTAGAGGGAGCAGGGTGGTGTTCGTGAGCTTTTGTGATAGGTCCAAACAG GTCCAGAAGTTTGCTGTACGTTTCCCTCGTCTCAGTGATGCAGAATCATTCTTGAATAGTGTGAAG GAACTCTCAAGCAACACCATGGATATCATGCCATCTGGAAGCGACTATATTCCTTCTAATGGACTTCAATACAG GCCTGATGAAGCGGTAAGCTTTGAGGAGCCAACTTCTGATCACAGGACAGATGCACCTGCTGTTGGCTACCACATGGAACCAGATCAGCCTGTTCTTCAATCTCCCATTGCTACAAATATCAATAGCATCTACTCTGGTTTTCCCGAGGGTTACTCTGGCTTCCCTGAGGGCTACTCTGGTTTCGCTGAGGGTTACTCTGGTTCAGTTAAAATTGAGAGAG ATGGAGGACCCTTTCCAGCAACTATAACTGATCATGCTCCTGAAAAG GCCTACATACTGGACACTCGGCTTGATG CTGCTGGTGGAAATTCGGTTGCTGATAAAGGAAAGGGTGCTGGTAAAGAGATTGATGTTAGTGACGTAACACGTGATATTTTGGCAGGGATAGAG ACATATGTGGGGGACGACTCTTTTCATG